A genomic stretch from Pomacea canaliculata isolate SZHN2017 linkage group LG2, ASM307304v1, whole genome shotgun sequence includes:
- the LOC112557109 gene encoding carbohydrate sulfotransferase 11-like isoform X1, with translation MGAMTCGRSMTSCIKVTLCLLNIWVLCVVLVVALGHWRIFDTDLSFTRSFDDAHLVVMRELKEEGSPKQAGPVSTPNKTVVTTATKSKSVVAAAAVPASPKQSPTQKEIADRVDTMRQWCRRLRPHYVDPSVMPAERLSMIMVDRKHRLAFCQIPGVAQNDWRRIFIFLTGKVNASNHLQISAYDAHSKYGHLIQRLSDFPPAERKKILHESTKLVFVRDPFERLLFTYQNKFLAKYSKYFHETFGRRIIQRYRKNATAQALKSGSDVTFNEFVRFVVDNEREATGLLNEHWERYYKLCQPCAIQYDVVGKFESLVADTTEVLSRAGALKVLKPPYMADTLVNSEKVMNSFYQTVNPTDLKRLWKIYYPDYNLFSYPYPNVLKTVLRAATNDY, from the exons ATGGGCGCGATGACGTGCGGGCGCTCGATGACGTCATGCATTAAAGTGACGCTGTGCTTGCTGAACATCTGGGTGCTGTGTGTCGTCCTTGTCGTGGCTCTGG GTCACTGGCGGATTTTTGACACTGATCTGTCGTTCACCCGATCTTTCGATGACGCCCACCTTGTCGTGATGAGAGAACTGAAGGAAGAAGGATCCCCAAAACAAG CAGGTCCTGTGTCGACCCCTAACAAAACGGTCGTGACGACGGCGACTAAATCTAAGTCTGTGGTGGCGGCTGCTGCTGTACCTGCG TCACCCAAGCAGTCGCCCACCCAGAAGGAGATCGCGGACCGGGTGGACACGATGCGGCAGTGGTGTCGACGCTTGAGGCCCCACTACGTGGACCCCTCCGTCATGCCGGCCGAGCGGCTGTCCATGATCATGGTGGACCGCAAACATCGCCTGGCTTTCTGTCAGATCCCGGGCGTGGCGCAGAATGACTGGCGGCGAATCTTCATCTTCCTGACCGGCAAGGTCAACGCCAGCAACCACCTGCAAATCTCCGCCTACGACGCCCACAGCAAGTACGGACACTTGATCCAGCGTCTGAGCGACTTCCCGCCGGCCGAGCGCAAGAAGATTTTGCATGAGTCCACCAAACTGGTCTTCGTCCGCGACCCCTTCGAGCGCCTGCTTTTCACGTACCAGAACAAGTTTCTGGCCAAGTACAGTAAGTATTTCCACGAGACCTTCGGCCGCCGCATCATACAGCGGTACCGGAAGAACGCCACCGCGCAGGCGCTGAAGAGCGGTAGTGACGTGACGTTCAACGAGTTTGTGCGTTTCGTGGTTGACAACGAGCGGGAGGCCACAGGACTGCTGAACGAGCACTGGGAGCGGTACTACAAGCTGTGTCAGCCCTGCGCCATTCAGTACGATGTGGTGGGCAAGTTCGAATCCCTGGTGGCGGACACCACGGAGGTCCTGTCGCGGGCCGGCGCCCTCAAGGTGCTCAAGCCGCCGTACATGGCCGATACCCTCGTTAACTCTGAGAAGGTCATGAACAGCTTCTACCAGACGGTGAACCCAACTGACCTGAAACGACTTTGGAAAATTTATTACCCGGATTACAATCTGTTTAGTTACCCGTACCCTAACGTGCTGAAAACGGTCTTGCGGGCAGCCACTAACGACTATTGA
- the LOC112557109 gene encoding carbohydrate sulfotransferase 11-like isoform X2, producing the protein MGAMTCGRSMTSCIKVTLCLLNIWVLCVVLVVALGHWRIFDTDLSFTRSFDDAHLVVMRELKEEGSPKQGPVSTPNKTVVTTATKSKSVVAAAAVPASPKQSPTQKEIADRVDTMRQWCRRLRPHYVDPSVMPAERLSMIMVDRKHRLAFCQIPGVAQNDWRRIFIFLTGKVNASNHLQISAYDAHSKYGHLIQRLSDFPPAERKKILHESTKLVFVRDPFERLLFTYQNKFLAKYSKYFHETFGRRIIQRYRKNATAQALKSGSDVTFNEFVRFVVDNEREATGLLNEHWERYYKLCQPCAIQYDVVGKFESLVADTTEVLSRAGALKVLKPPYMADTLVNSEKVMNSFYQTVNPTDLKRLWKIYYPDYNLFSYPYPNVLKTVLRAATNDY; encoded by the exons ATGGGCGCGATGACGTGCGGGCGCTCGATGACGTCATGCATTAAAGTGACGCTGTGCTTGCTGAACATCTGGGTGCTGTGTGTCGTCCTTGTCGTGGCTCTGG GTCACTGGCGGATTTTTGACACTGATCTGTCGTTCACCCGATCTTTCGATGACGCCCACCTTGTCGTGATGAGAGAACTGAAGGAAGAAGGATCCCCAAAACAAG GTCCTGTGTCGACCCCTAACAAAACGGTCGTGACGACGGCGACTAAATCTAAGTCTGTGGTGGCGGCTGCTGCTGTACCTGCG TCACCCAAGCAGTCGCCCACCCAGAAGGAGATCGCGGACCGGGTGGACACGATGCGGCAGTGGTGTCGACGCTTGAGGCCCCACTACGTGGACCCCTCCGTCATGCCGGCCGAGCGGCTGTCCATGATCATGGTGGACCGCAAACATCGCCTGGCTTTCTGTCAGATCCCGGGCGTGGCGCAGAATGACTGGCGGCGAATCTTCATCTTCCTGACCGGCAAGGTCAACGCCAGCAACCACCTGCAAATCTCCGCCTACGACGCCCACAGCAAGTACGGACACTTGATCCAGCGTCTGAGCGACTTCCCGCCGGCCGAGCGCAAGAAGATTTTGCATGAGTCCACCAAACTGGTCTTCGTCCGCGACCCCTTCGAGCGCCTGCTTTTCACGTACCAGAACAAGTTTCTGGCCAAGTACAGTAAGTATTTCCACGAGACCTTCGGCCGCCGCATCATACAGCGGTACCGGAAGAACGCCACCGCGCAGGCGCTGAAGAGCGGTAGTGACGTGACGTTCAACGAGTTTGTGCGTTTCGTGGTTGACAACGAGCGGGAGGCCACAGGACTGCTGAACGAGCACTGGGAGCGGTACTACAAGCTGTGTCAGCCCTGCGCCATTCAGTACGATGTGGTGGGCAAGTTCGAATCCCTGGTGGCGGACACCACGGAGGTCCTGTCGCGGGCCGGCGCCCTCAAGGTGCTCAAGCCGCCGTACATGGCCGATACCCTCGTTAACTCTGAGAAGGTCATGAACAGCTTCTACCAGACGGTGAACCCAACTGACCTGAAACGACTTTGGAAAATTTATTACCCGGATTACAATCTGTTTAGTTACCCGTACCCTAACGTGCTGAAAACGGTCTTGCGGGCAGCCACTAACGACTATTGA